agaaggaaaaaaataattaatctacatttaaatttgCATGGCGTGAGCCTGATTATGGCGAATTATAATTTCACTTAAGAACATCTGGTTAACTTACCCATATTctgcaaataaagtatttgaatttgaattaaagaaccttaaaaaaaagcattggGTTCAATATATTTGAGTGGCATTAAACCCTTATTGGACGAGTCCGACTTCCATTTGGCTGATTTTACTTTAGATTTAGCTTTTCTTGCATCGAGggatattttaaatgattataatcTCTTGTCCCCAGCTTCTCGCATCCGCATGTCCGTGCGCGGCTGGAGAAGCACATGGGCAACAACTTGGTGCGGCTCACGGACAAGAACTACATGACCGAGCTCGAGGAGAGGATCCGCGCCGTCAATGAGGAGAACCTCAACAAGCGGATCACTACGCGTGTTGTGAGTACCATACTAGCTGGTCTTCAACCTTGGATGCATAGCTAGAGGATAGACCGCTCAAGTTATTTCCATCTTTAACAGGATGCTGCTCGTCGATTCAAAAAAACGTCCATAGATCTAAGGAGTACATGAAATGATTGTGCTTCTCCACTTCAATACATACACACAAGCATGACATGCTtcctttataattaattaccatATATAAGCTTTCATGCCCCAAAAATTATTCTCACCAAGATCAGTGAAAGTGTTACCTGAAtactattttgtaaaaaataacaaaattgaaaaaaatacatgcaaataCCAACCAGTTTTGTGCATATTTCAACGTCAAAGCGCTGAAACTTTCACTGTAATTAAAGCTAGTTTAggtttttgatttaaaacaattccacAGCCATTAGCTGCTAATTTTGAAATACACTAACCCGCTGGTAGACAAAACTAACCGCTTTTCCAAGCAGTATAATTACCAACTAATCAAGcataattatgagctgacggTAAGGTTTCGTGCCTGCTTCGTTTATTAAACGCCAGTCAAAGTGAAACTAATTACCCATCAATCGAGCATTGCTTTGTTTACGAACTTTACGATTCCATATTAAACTGATACCTGCGGCCATTAAGAAATTCCCCTTCGAAACCACTTCCCCGTCATTCtaacttttataactttaagcTTACTTACGCGTAAGCACGCATCGTTTAACACTGCACCATGATTAATTTACAGATGGATGAGATGGAGAGGCTCAAACGACTGATCCTAGTGGGAAAAACGCCGTTGAAGGAATGCCCTCCAGAGTTGTACCATCACCCAGTGTTCGTATTCTGGCGGATGGTCAACCGCGAGGTGGCACGCGCCTCCAAAAAGCGCGCCGACGCCTACTTCAGGAAGTTAAAGGCAGCGCAGAAGATTGATATGgtaaagtttaaacaaattaccCAACTATTATCCATTTCGCTTTATGTCAACATAGCCCACATGATGATCCCTTGTTACAGTCCATAGACGAAGACCGCGAGCTTAGCACTGCTGAAGATGAAGGCGAGAGTCTAACACCAGAACAGAGACTTTCAAAATGCCGAGaacaattagaacataataagcAATTAGACATCGAGAGGGGCGTCCGCTTCACAGAAGAACAGTTTGCACAATTAAAGTATGAAACCAACGAAGTGAAAATACTTAAGAACCTAACGGTAATGAACGTTTGTCACAACAATGTGTGGTTTAATTATATAGAAACGAACTGGTTGAGTGGACTTCAGCGTGTCAACGGGTCACTATCGAACGAATTTACATAAgtaattgatttgtttatatAGTCTGGTGCAGTGGTGATAGCGCTCGTGGCTAACCGCTTTGGAGCGGATTGGTTCCACATTAGATTGACCCCGACACCGCTTGCCCCCGATACGATCTATGGACTCAACTAGCGCGTGTAACTGCCCATACACGGCATATAGCTAATCAATCTTAAGGAAAATCATTTAACTTTCACTAACCTTCAAAGATCAAAGCATGACGAGCACTTTTTCAGATGAAATATGATTACGAATCCGAATGTTATCATGAACGCACTTTACTCGGTATTGATGAGCCAGATGAACAATctgacattaatttattttatcagtatTAATACGTTTATCTAAAACGAATATACTAGAACCGTAAGACATATTATCTGGTCTATTggtatataaattacattataaacaattattagGACATTTACGctacttaattgtatttaaaaagaggAGTGCACACGATTTGGGTGTATTAAATAACGATTTAATTCTTCCTTGACTTTTCAGGTCGTACACTTTGGGCCAAGGTGTGCCTGGTTACTTATTTTGCTGTACATGTTTTAAATGCGTGctaaacatacattatttttggtattctAAGTTGTATCTGATTACATTCGTACTGTctgcaaaatatgaaaatttgcTTCGGCctgaaaataaatccaatatGTCGAATTGTCAGCAAGGTTGGGTTGACCCTGTTTCTAGCAGGCTTCTTTCtacatattgatatttattcGGTCTATCATAGAAattacttcaatatttattggaTTCTCGATCCATTTTCCACACGCAAAGTTTTACATACATTCGACTAGCTGAACGCTcttgtattttacaaaaataatgttctatctTTTAGCTTATTTTCAGTACCCTACCCTTACTTTAATATTCTGAGAATAAGAATTACGACCCGCCCTTTCTTTGCTCTCTGAATATTTGGTTCTTAATTTGCCATtgcaaaaatatcataaatttttCGAAGCATAAAAAGCTagtaaaagcttttaaaatttctcatttttacattttctttgacGAGTTAGAATGAATTGTGCAAATACTGGtgaagttttaatacaaaatcgcGTGTTCCGGTGCATTGAACTTCAAAACTTTCCGCATTAACGTTCTGGGAGCTGATGTAAATACTATCATTAAACGTAAAACCCATTTACATAAATTTGAACCTTCAATCAGTTGCATGCATTTGCTTAATGCCCTATAAATCAGAATTAGGTTCTTCCCaagtattttttggaaatttacaTTATAACCAAGTAACCCATTCGTTTAAGTGCGTAGGTAAGCACGCGATCGACACGTCTTGGCTATAAATCAGCTGTCATGTCAATTAGATACTTGCGCTGTTCAGTGAGCCGTCTGAGCGGACCTTTACATATGCGGCTCAAACTAGTTTATAACTGGACATGAATCACGTTAGAACACGATAGATAAGTAATGACCCAACCTCGCTACTTCACTCGTGCTATccaaatgtttgttactcataATATCTACGTTATGATTTCACTGGAAAACCAATAAAAACCGAATCATAAATTCTAGGTTTAGGCTCTAGGCTAAGCCTTTTACAtaccataatttaatttaatgccCACAGAATTTACCCactggattttttatttattgtttattgatcGACTGATTTATTTTGTAGCGGTTGCCTAGTCGAATAGCTGTATTTTATTGTCAATGTCATGTCTAAGATGTGAAGATTACAATCACAAAGGCTATGTTTATGGACGTTGAAATTATTAAGAGCTTTCAGAAGGCTTACACGTTCATATACATCACGTTAATATCACATAAAACTTCAGAATTACAATAATCCGTAGTTTGGTAACTTATGGCCTATGTCTGTTTTCCAAAGATTATTGAATTTCATAGTAGTCAAATTCTAGACAGTTCTTTTTTACGGTCTGAGGATCTTTGAATGCTTGTTTGGAACTTTCGAAGTGTTTCATAACAGTTTACTCATTTATATCGGGATTGATCGACCAGTTTGTTGAGCTGACGCAGTGAAGCAGTTATGAGTCTCGTTACGACTCCAGGTGCGCCcggaactagtcgggcgatcttGATAAACATACGTCAGAAAACCGTTCTTAAAAGAGTTATATAAATTGGAATCACAAAAGCAACTTCAGCTTTTGCTTGTGCTAATACGGATTACggatatttaaagaaaaagtctTTATCAGGCTTATGAGTACTGTTACACTGGACTTTTCTCTCGTTGCTTATCGCCGACGATCGTCACCACAATGCTCCGCGCTTGCTATAAGTGTCCTCGGGTCGATATCGCCGGCCGGCGGCGAGTTGTTTACGAGCTGTCGTTGTATTGTTTATGTACGACTACTATAAACTCACATCCTGtcatattcaattaattgttcAATCGGTCAAAGGTACGTGTTTTGTTTACGACTTGTCACGCGGTATTGATTAAACAGGTTAGCAACAGATGTTTTTGTTAGTTCGACTACGAAGGCTATTATTGTACCTGAACCTCTTTGGAACCGCCCAAAGCAAGCAATCTCATGGTCTAGCAAAGGCAGGAACGGAATTTGAGGAGTTTTTTGGTAGGTGAGAGTCCAGCATATCTTTATTCCACGTGTGTCCTTGACTTGCTTTTGCTCCTTGCTCCTTGCATTCCTTTTTTTTGTCGAAATCCTAATATAATGTGGCCAGAACGCGTTTAGTTATCGTGTTAAATAGGCTGACGACCTAATTCACAAACTCACCACCAAATCACACCCTTTGCTTATTTAGTAAACAAAGAAGTGTCATGTGTGGGGCAgggtgtgacgtcacacgtacAGCTCGCTAGCCGGCAATTGACATGCATTCAGTTTGCAGATAACGTAGATATTTTAGACACGAGTTTCAATTACTTACGAAGGAGCCACTGATAGTGGTATCAGTGTCCGTATTATAACTTATCCTTTCTGCAATTTGTGCTAGTTTGTTGCTCGTGCTGTTTGTAGAGATAACTCTATTATTGAGTCGAct
This sequence is a window from Trichoplusia ni isolate ovarian cell line Hi5 chromosome 15, tn1, whole genome shotgun sequence. Protein-coding genes within it:
- the LOC113501007 gene encoding uncharacterized protein LOC113501007 isoform X1 produces the protein MDDNENILDLENQDDKDKRVKIQVEGEDEVVETEMGRKKMKRFQLPDLPRWWQAVIIQYAFSHPHVRARLEKHMGNNLVRLTDKNYMTELEERIRAVNEENLNKRITTRVMDEMERLKRLILVGKTPLKECPPELYHHPVFVFWRMVNREVARASKKRADAYFRKLKAAQKIDMSIDEDRELSTAEDEGESLTPEQRLSKCREQLEHNKQLDIERGVRFTEEQFAQLKYETNEVKILKNLTTVEELYALADKIIGTKRL
- the LOC113501007 gene encoding uncharacterized protein LOC113501007 isoform X2, which produces MDDNENILDLENQDDKDKRVKIQGEDEVVETEMGRKKMKRFQLPDLPRWWQAVIIQYAFSHPHVRARLEKHMGNNLVRLTDKNYMTELEERIRAVNEENLNKRITTRVMDEMERLKRLILVGKTPLKECPPELYHHPVFVFWRMVNREVARASKKRADAYFRKLKAAQKIDMSIDEDRELSTAEDEGESLTPEQRLSKCREQLEHNKQLDIERGVRFTEEQFAQLKYETNEVKILKNLTTVEELYALADKIIGTKRL